DNA sequence from the Deinococcus seoulensis genome:
GGGCTGCGTACTCGCGGCGCAGGGCGTCGTAGAAACCTTCCTGGCGGGCGACGGGCAGGGCAGCCGCCACCGCCGCCTGAAGGGGTGCGGGCGCGCAGAAGGACGTGACCTGCCGCACGCCGCCCAGCGCGCCGCTCAGGCCGGGGGGCGCGGCGATCCAGCCGACGCGCCAGCCGGTCACTTCCAGGCGTTTTCCGGCGCTGCCGACCGTGAAGGTCCGTTCCGGCGCGAGGGTCCGCAGGCTGACGGGCCGCTCGCCGAAGTACAGTTCGTCGTACACCTCGTCGCTGATGATCCACAGGTCGTGCTGCCGGGCCAGGGCCACGATGCTCGCCAGTTCGTCCGGCGTGAACACCGTCCCGGTGGGGTTGTAGGGGGTGTTCAGCAGCAGCGCCCGCGTGCGCGGCGTGACGGCGGCCGCCAGGGCACCGGGGTCGAACGCCCACCCGGCCTGCGGGTCGAAGCGCATGGGGACCGTCACCGGGGTCGCTCCGGCCAGCCGCGCCTGCGGGAGGTACACGTCGAACACCGGTTCGAGCATCAGGACCTCGTCGCCCGGCCCGTACAGCGAGAGCGCCAGCACGTTCAGGGCCTCGGTCGCGCCGCACGTGACGGTGATGTCCGCGCCGTCCACGCCCAGGTCGGCGCCCAGCGCGTCCCGCAGGGCACTCAGGCCTGCCGGGGGGGTGTACTGGTCGGTGCGGCCCACGGCGTGCCGGGCGGCGGCCCGCAGGAACGCGGGGGGCGGGCCTGCCGGGAAACCCTGCCCGAGGTTCACGGCGCCGCGCTGCGCGGCGAGGCGGCTCATGCGGGCGAACACGCTTTCCTGCGAGGCGCTGGCGCGGGCGGTCAGTTGTGGCATGGCCGCAGTCTGCGCCGCGTGCGCCGGGGGCCGCGCCGGGCGGGTCAGACAGGCCGCGCCGGTCCGGCAGGCCGGGACGTCAGGGACATCGACCCTTCCGGATCGACGCTTCCAGTACGAGCTTCCGGGAAAGCGCCGGAACCTCTCCACTCCTGCCTCAACGTCCTTTATCTGCTCCGCAGGAGAACCGCAGTGTCCTTATGGGTCCTTAGGGTCGCGTCGGGTCATCCGCCTGTCAGAGGGCGCGGGGTACGGTGCCCCTCAGGATGCGCCCCGCGACCCTTCTGACTCCCGAGCAGCAGTACCGCCATCACGCGCTGCTGCTGCTGCTCGGCTGCGTGCTGATCGCCAGCGTGATCACGCTGAGCGTGAACATGGCGTCCATGAATCAGCTGGACCGGCTGGGCCTGGGGCTGATCGCCGTGAAGAACGCCGGGATGTTCGTGTGGCTGTGGCGGCGGCCCGATCACCTGTACACCGTGGCCCTGACGGAACTGATCCTGGAGGGCGTGGGGGCCGTGGCGCGGCTGGCGCAGACGCTGCTGCTGGACCAGGCGTGGTACGGGCTGGGCGGGTACTCGTACTGGATGGTGACCGGGTACCTGATCGGTTCGCTGATCCTGACGCCCCGCCGGTTCCTGCTGGTGTCCGGCGCGCAGTTCGGGGCGATGCTGGCCGTCTCGGCCGCCTTCTGGTGGTCGCCCGCCACGCCCCAGGCGGCGCGGGAACTGCACGGGAACGCGCTGCTGCAACTGCTGCTGGTGCACGCCACGGTCATCGCGTTTCTGGGCGTGCAGCACCGCCTGCGCCGCCAGTACGTGCAGGCGCTGGTCAGCGCCGAGCGGCAGGCCAGCCTCGCGCACCTGGACGCCCTGACCGGGCTGCCCAACCGCCGCCAGCTGGAACTGTGGCTGCGTGAACACCTGGAAGGGCAGCCGGAAGTCAGTGCCGGGCCGCTGAGCGTGATCCTGTTCGACCTGGATCACTTCAAGGCCGTGAACGACACGTACGGGCACGACGCCGGGGACCGGGTGTTGCAGGGCGTGGCCCGCAGCGCCCGCCGCGCCGTGCGGGAAGGGGACGCCGTGGGCCGATGGGGCGGCGAGGAATTCCTGATCCTGGTCCGTGGGGACGCGCGGGGCGCGCAGCAGGTCGCGGAACGCCTGCGCCGCTCGCTGCATCAGACGCTGCACCCGCAGGTGGGGGCGGTCACGGTCAGTTGCGGGGTCGCGCAGGCCAGCTCCCGCGAACACCCGGACGCCCTGCTGCGCCGCGCGGACGAGGCGCTGTACGCCGCGAAGAACGCCGGGCGCGACACGGTCCGCCTCTCGGACACCGCTGCCGCCTGACCCGGACGGGCACGCCGGGGGCCTTCATGATGCCCGGAGTCAGTCACCTGTCACGCCCGGCCCGGCAGGCTGAACGCATGAAGACACCTGCCCCCACCACCGATCCCGTCATGGGCCGCAGTCCAGGCCCGGCGGCAGAGGCGGGGGAACCCCAGGTGGCCGGGGATCACCAACCGGCGGCCCTGAACCTGGACAGCGCCGAGTTCGCGTACCGGCGCGGCAGCCTGCTGACCCTGCTGGGCGCGGTGCTGATCGTCAGCGTGATCACCCTGAGCGTGCAGGCGTCCTGGGAGGTCACGCTGGCCGATCAGGCGCTGCTGGCGGCGCTGGCCGTCAAGAACGCCGCGCTGTTCTGGTGGCTGTGGCGCTCGCCGCGCGCGCTGCGTACGGTGGGCCTGATCGAACTGGCCATCCAGTCGGTGACGGTCGTGCTGCGCCTGTACCTGACGCTGCACAGCCCGCCCGGTTACCACGGGCTGGGCGGGTTCGCGCCCTGGATGATCTTCTCGTACCTGGTGGCGTTCCTGGTCCTGCCGGGCCGGCAGGCGGCCACCGTGACCGGCGTGCAGTTCATGGCGATGCTGGCCGTGATTGCCGGGTACAGCCTGAACCCGCAGATCGACCCGGCCATGAAGGCCGGACTGGGCAACAGCCTGCTGCAGACGGTCCTGATGCACGCCACGTTCATCGCGTACCTGGCGTTGCAGCAGCGGCTGCTGGGGCAGTTCGTGAACGCCGTCCTGCACGCCCGGCAGGAGGCGACCCTGGCGCAACTGGACGTGCTGACCGGGCTGCCCAACCGCCGCCAGTTAAGCAGCTGGCTGGACGAGTGGCTGACCCGTACCTGCCCGGAGCCCGGCGAGCCGCTCAGCGTGATCCTGTTCGACCTGGATCACTTCAAGCGCGTGAACGACACGTACGGGCACGACGTGGGCGACGAGGTGCTGCGGCACGTGGCGAACATCCTGCGCCGCAGCGTGCGCCAGGGGGACCGGGTGGGCCGCTGGGGCGGCGAGGAATTCCTGATCCTGGTGCCGGGCGACGCGCAGGCCGCGCAGGTCGTCGCGGACCGCCTGCGGCAGAACCTGCGTCGCACCCCGCATCTGCGGGCCGGGGTGCAGACCGTCAGTTGCGGCGTCGCGCAGACCCACGCGGGCGAACGCACGAGCGACCTGCTGCGCCGCGCCGACGAGGCCATGTACGCCGCCAAGAACGCCGGGCGCGACACCGTGAGCATCGCGGTCTGACCGGGGTGACGGACTCGGGTTGAATGGACTGCTAAGCCCGTTCAACCCGAGTCCGGGTCAGCCCCCACCGGGTCGCCCGCTGCCGGGGGAACGTCCCGGGCCGCACCGTCCTGGGCCGCGTCCTGGCCGGGCGCCGCGCTCTCCGGGATGCGCCGACCGCTGCCGTCCAGCACGAACTTGTCGATGTACGGTGAGTTCATCAGGTGCAGCGCGCCCATGTACTTCAGGCGGAAGGTCACGTAACTTCCGACCTGCAGGCCCGCCTCGTTCTGCCCGACGTTCAGGACCAGCATGTCGCTGCTACCCCCGACGACCTCCAGGCGGTCGTCCACCGGACTGAGGTACTGCGGCGAGATGTCCAGGTACCCCACGTCCAGAATGGCGCGGTGGGTGGTGTCGGGGCCGCCGTCGTCGGTTCCGGCGGTCTGCCCGAACGGGTTCCTGCCCAGCACGCCGGACGGCACGGTGGGTTTCTCGGCCAGTTCGATCACCTGCGCGTGCAGTTCCAGCACGTCGTCGTGCATGCCGGCAAACGTGCCCTCGGCCACGAGGTCCTGCCCGAAGAACAGCGCCTCCCCGATCCGGAAGTGGTTGATGGCGGCGGGCAGCGCGCCCGACAGCAGCAGCGGAATGGTGACGGTCGTTCCGGCACTCACCCACTGGATCTTCACGTCGTTCTTCAGTTCGATGATGGTGCGGTACAGGCCCAGCTGAATCAGCTTGTCCTCGCTGGGCATCACGCCGTTCAGGCAGTTGAGGTTCGTGCCGATCCCGATGATGCGGATGTTCGGCAGGCGGAACACCTGCTCGTAGAAGTCCACGATCTCGTCGCGCAGCACGCCCTCGCGCAGGTCGCCCATCTCGATCATGATGATGATCAGGTGCTCGCGGCCCTGCCGGACGGCTTCCTCGCTGATGGCGCGGATGGTCGAGAGTTCCGTGTTGAAGCTGACGTCCGCCCAGCGCACCAGGTCCGGGATGACCGCCCCGGACGGCGGCTTGATGTACACCGTCTGCGCGTCCGGCGCGAGTTCCTTGATGACGCGCAGGTTACTCATGCGGGAGTCGAGCAGTTCCAGGCGGCCCAGGCGGATCACCTCGTTCAGGAACAGGCGGTTGCCGCACAGCAGCTTGGTCGTGATGCCCCAGTCGATGCCGTGCGCACCGAACAGGGTTTCCAGGTGGTCGAAGTTCGCCTGCAATTTGCGGCGGTCCAGGGTCAGGTACGCCACGTGCCCGCCCCCCTCACCGTTGCAACCGCATTTCGAGGTACTTGTTCGTGAAGCCCAGCCGTTCGTACAGCTTGCGGGCCGGGTTGTGCGGCTCGACGTGCAGCGCCACGCTGCCCTGAAGCGCCCCGGTGGCGACCTCGATCAACTGGCGGCCCACGCCCCGGCCGCGCGTGGATTCGTGCACGGCCACGTACACGAGGATGTTCTCGGGAATGAAGCCGCTCATGCCGGTGCGGTTGGTGACGACCGCGCCCAGCAGGTGGCCGTCCTCCTCGGCCAGCGTGACGCTGCCGCCCCGCTCGTGGGCGTAGCGCAGGCAGGCCTGAATGTCGCTCAGGGCGTCGCCGTACTGCCCGAGGTGCCGGTGCAGGAACGCCGCGATCCGCCCGGTTTCCGGGTCGCTCAGGGGACCTGGGGTATCTGAGCCGACCGGAGTGCCTGAGCCAACTGGGGTGTCTGAGCCAACTGGGGTACCTGGGCCAAGCGGGACGTGCCTGATGGTCAGGCGGTCCGTGGCGGGCGTGTCGGTCAGGGATTGTGAGGTGGTCATGTGGACCCTCCTTTGATGCGAGAACAACGCAGACCCGGATGGGTGAACCCAGGTGGGCCGGGGCTGTTCGGACGGGCGGACCAGTCGCGGCTGATCCGGAAAACCATGATCAGACGATAGGTGCGCGGGGGCGCCGCAGGCTGTGAAGCGCTTTGGAAAGCGTTCGTGGAAGCCCCTCGTGGAAGCCCCTCTGGGGTCCTGCATCAGGGCCCGGCGTGAGGCGGGCGCCGTGGGCAGGGCTGCGGCGCGGCAACGCTGCACCCTACCGCACCCGGCCACACCCGACCGCTGCCGCCCCCACATCCGGGCGAACCTGCGCCACGCGGCCCGGTGCACAGGTCCGGCGTGCATAAGTTTGCATACCGCCTTACGCCGCCGGGCCTCCGGGCGTGTTAGGCTCATTCTCTGGAATGCCTAAGCGTACTGATCTCCAGACCATCCTGATTCTCGGCAGCGGCCCCATTCAGATCGGGCAGGCCGCCGAGTTCGATTACTCGGGCACGCAGGCGCTCAAAGCGCTGAAGAATGAGGGGTACCGGGTGGTGCTGGTCAACAGCAACCCGGCGACCATCATGACCGACCCTGACCTGGCGGACGCCACGTACCTGGAACCGCTGACACCGGAATTCGTGCGGCGCGTGATCGAGAAGGAACGCCCGGACGCGCTGCTGCCCACCCTGGGCGGCCAGACCGCCCTGAACCTCGCCATGGACCTGAACGCCGACGGGACCCTCGCGGAGTTCGGCGTGGAACTGATCGGCGCGAACGCCGCCGCGATCCGCAAGGGCGAGGACCGCGAGGAATTCCAGGCGGCCATGAAGAAGATCGGCGTGGAGACCGCCAAGGGCCAGATGGTCCACTCGATGGAGGAAGCCGTCGAGTACCAGAAACAGATCGGGCTTCCCATCGTGATCCGCCCCAGTTTCACGCTGGGCGGCACGGGCGGCGGCATCGCGCACACGTACGAGGACTTCCTGGCGATCACGGAAGGCGGCCTGCGCGACTCCCCCGTGACCAGCGTGCTGCTGGAAGAATCGATCCTGGGCTGGAAGGAGTACGAGCTGGAGGTCATGCGCGACACGGCCGACACGGTCGTGATCATCACCTCCATCGAGAACTTCGACCCGATGGGCGTGCACACCGGCGA
Encoded proteins:
- a CDS encoding pyridoxal phosphate-dependent aminotransferase, coding for MPQLTARASASQESVFARMSRLAAQRGAVNLGQGFPAGPPPAFLRAAARHAVGRTDQYTPPAGLSALRDALGADLGVDGADITVTCGATEALNVLALSLYGPGDEVLMLEPVFDVYLPQARLAGATPVTVPMRFDPQAGWAFDPGALAAAVTPRTRALLLNTPYNPTGTVFTPDELASIVALARQHDLWIISDEVYDELYFGERPVSLRTLAPERTFTVGSAGKRLEVTGWRVGWIAAPPGLSGALGGVRQVTSFCAPAPLQAAVAAALPVARQEGFYDALRREYAARRDLLAGGLRALGAAVFEPRGTYFLTALHPDWTAESLVEGAGVAVIPGEAFYARHAAPAGLLRAAFCKSTDDIHLALERLERHQRRRS
- a CDS encoding GGDEF domain-containing protein; this encodes MRPATLLTPEQQYRHHALLLLLGCVLIASVITLSVNMASMNQLDRLGLGLIAVKNAGMFVWLWRRPDHLYTVALTELILEGVGAVARLAQTLLLDQAWYGLGGYSYWMVTGYLIGSLILTPRRFLLVSGAQFGAMLAVSAAFWWSPATPQAARELHGNALLQLLLVHATVIAFLGVQHRLRRQYVQALVSAERQASLAHLDALTGLPNRRQLELWLREHLEGQPEVSAGPLSVILFDLDHFKAVNDTYGHDAGDRVLQGVARSARRAVREGDAVGRWGGEEFLILVRGDARGAQQVAERLRRSLHQTLHPQVGAVTVSCGVAQASSREHPDALLRRADEALYAAKNAGRDTVRLSDTAAA
- a CDS encoding GGDEF domain-containing protein, which encodes MKTPAPTTDPVMGRSPGPAAEAGEPQVAGDHQPAALNLDSAEFAYRRGSLLTLLGAVLIVSVITLSVQASWEVTLADQALLAALAVKNAALFWWLWRSPRALRTVGLIELAIQSVTVVLRLYLTLHSPPGYHGLGGFAPWMIFSYLVAFLVLPGRQAATVTGVQFMAMLAVIAGYSLNPQIDPAMKAGLGNSLLQTVLMHATFIAYLALQQRLLGQFVNAVLHARQEATLAQLDVLTGLPNRRQLSSWLDEWLTRTCPEPGEPLSVILFDLDHFKRVNDTYGHDVGDEVLRHVANILRRSVRQGDRVGRWGGEEFLILVPGDAQAAQVVADRLRQNLRRTPHLRAGVQTVSCGVAQTHAGERTSDLLRRADEAMYAAKNAGRDTVSIAV
- a CDS encoding alanine racemase — protein: MAYLTLDRRKLQANFDHLETLFGAHGIDWGITTKLLCGNRLFLNEVIRLGRLELLDSRMSNLRVIKELAPDAQTVYIKPPSGAVIPDLVRWADVSFNTELSTIRAISEEAVRQGREHLIIIMIEMGDLREGVLRDEIVDFYEQVFRLPNIRIIGIGTNLNCLNGVMPSEDKLIQLGLYRTIIELKNDVKIQWVSAGTTVTIPLLLSGALPAAINHFRIGEALFFGQDLVAEGTFAGMHDDVLELHAQVIELAEKPTVPSGVLGRNPFGQTAGTDDGGPDTTHRAILDVGYLDISPQYLSPVDDRLEVVGGSSDMLVLNVGQNEAGLQVGSYVTFRLKYMGALHLMNSPYIDKFVLDGSGRRIPESAAPGQDAAQDGAARDVPPAAGDPVGADPDSG
- a CDS encoding GNAT family N-acetyltransferase; this encodes MTTSQSLTDTPATDRLTIRHVPLGPGTPVGSDTPVGSGTPVGSDTPGPLSDPETGRIAAFLHRHLGQYGDALSDIQACLRYAHERGGSVTLAEEDGHLLGAVVTNRTGMSGFIPENILVYVAVHESTRGRGVGRQLIEVATGALQGSVALHVEPHNPARKLYERLGFTNKYLEMRLQR